The DNA segment GATAGTTTCCCCTAAAAAATTTCCTAGCATATTTATATTACTGCTTAGTGTATTTTTTACTGATGTGGTATGTTGCTTCATTATTTTGCTTCCTTATAATAAAAAATTTACTGACTGTAGGTATACCGTAAAATGCTTTTAAAAGCAAAACCAAACATTAAGAAATTAACACTATACTGATCTCTCTCAACTAAAACGGTGAAATGATTAAGCTTTATTTAAAATAATTACTTTAAACACAGGCTATGTTAATCTGATGTTTTAGTTTAAAATACCACAATATAACTACCAATGTAGTAGCATTAATTATAAAAGGAAATTCATAATGATTTATAGTATGACTGCTTTTTCACACCTTGAAATAAAAAAAGAGTGGGGATCTGCCGTTTGGGAGCTTCGCTCTGTAAACCAACGTTTTTTAGATACTTATTTTCGTCTACCAGATACTTTTCGTCATTTAGAAATGACCTTACGTGATCGTTTAAAAGCCAGTCTAACTCGTGGTAAAGTAGAATGTAGTTTAAAAATCGAGCTTAATAATAATCAAAATAATGGGTTAGCTCTCAATCAAGAGTATGCCACTCAAGTTATCAATTCCTTAAAATGGCTTAAAGCTACAGCTGATGAAGGCGAAATAAACCTTGTTGATGTACTGCGTTATCCTGGTGTCGTTGATAATGCCAATCAAGATTTTGATCAAATTGCTGAAGATTTATTAACTGGCTTTGAACAAATTCTTAGTGATTTTATTGCAATGCGAGGGCGTGAAGGTGAAAGTTTACATAGTTTAATTCAACAGCGTTTAGACGCAATTTCCATTGAGGCGACCAAAGTACAAAATCAAATGCCAGAAGTATTACAATGGCAAAAAGAACGTTTGCAACAAAAATTTGATGAACTGAATGTACAGTGCGACCCACAACGTTTGGAGCAAGAAATGGTGTTAATTGCTCAAAAATCTGATGTCGCAGAAGAATTAGATCGTCTACAATTACATGTAAAAGAGACAACCGCAATCTTAAATAGAGGCGGAGCTGTTGGGCGTAAATTAGATTTTATGATGCAAGAATTAAATCGTGAAGCGAATACGTTGGCATCAAAATCAATCAATAATGAAATTACGAATTCTGCAGTAGAATTAAAAGTCTTGATTGAACAAATGCGTGAACAAATTCAGAATTTAGAATAAAACGGAAAAGTAATGATTTATCTAAAACAATATAAAGTAATTGAAGTTGCAGGACTTGATGCACAAAAATTTCTACAAGGACAACTCACTTGTGATGTTGCAAAATTAGAAATGGGTAAACAAACATTAACGGCTCACTGCGATCCGAAAGGTAAAGTCAGTGGCTTATGGCGTTTATATCGACAATCAGAAAATCAGTTTTTAATCATTATTCATCAAGATTTGTTACCTGAAGCGATAGATCAATTAAAAAAATATGCCATTTTTTCAAAAGTGACTTTTACTGAAAAGCAAATCTTTGTTTATGGTTGTATTGAACAAAATATAAGCGGTGAGATTTTTGCAAAAATTTACCAAAATCATACCGCTTGTCAATTGGAAGAAAATTCATCTCGTCATATTATTTTAAGTGAACACCCCCTTGATGCAACTGAAAACAGTGAATATTGGGATCTGCTTGATATTCAAAATGGTATCCCTATTTTATTAAAACAAAATAGACTCACTTTTATTCCTCAAGCCTTGAATTTACAAGATATTGAACAGGCGATTTCATTTAAAAAAGGCTGCTATATTGGGCAAGAAACCGTTGCAAGAGCCAAATATCGAGGAGCAAACAAAAGAGCAATGTTTACTCTCGTTGGCACACTTTCTGAAAATTCCTCATTACCTGACATTGGCTCAGCGGTTGAAATGCAATTAGGTGAAAATTGGAAATCTACGGGAACAATTTTATATAGTCTTATTGCAGATAACCAACTTTGGGTGCAAGTGGTATTAAATAATGATATAAGTACAGAAAATATATTTCGTATCAACGAAACAAAATTATCTTTGTTTAAAAATAATTAGATAGGCGTCCCTTTTAACTGTTTTCTTAACCATACACGATTAGGATTTAAGGCGTGCCATAAATCTTCACTTAACGGAATAGGTTCATTGCAAATTTGACTAGCAAGTAGTTCTCCAAGCAATGGGGCGGTAGTTAAGCCACGAGATCCTAAACCAACAATGGTATAAAGTTGTGGATAAACAGTAGCAGTTTCAATCGGTTTTCTGCGACGGCGAAGGTTAAATAAATTATTATATTGCTCTCGCTGTTTGCCTAGATGACCCACTAAGCCTACCATTGGAATACGATCTCTTAATGTCGCTCGCACCCCCATTCTGGCGAGATTTTGTGAATAATCAATTTCTTTATTCCAATCACAAGCGGTGACATTTTGTTGTAATTTTGCA comes from the Pasteurella atlantica genome and includes:
- a CDS encoding YicC/YloC family endoribonuclease gives rise to the protein MIYSMTAFSHLEIKKEWGSAVWELRSVNQRFLDTYFRLPDTFRHLEMTLRDRLKASLTRGKVECSLKIELNNNQNNGLALNQEYATQVINSLKWLKATADEGEINLVDVLRYPGVVDNANQDFDQIAEDLLTGFEQILSDFIAMRGREGESLHSLIQQRLDAISIEATKVQNQMPEVLQWQKERLQQKFDELNVQCDPQRLEQEMVLIAQKSDVAEELDRLQLHVKETTAILNRGGAVGRKLDFMMQELNREANTLASKSINNEITNSAVELKVLIEQMREQIQNLE
- a CDS encoding CAF17-like 4Fe-4S cluster assembly/insertion protein YgfZ; protein product: MIYLKQYKVIEVAGLDAQKFLQGQLTCDVAKLEMGKQTLTAHCDPKGKVSGLWRLYRQSENQFLIIIHQDLLPEAIDQLKKYAIFSKVTFTEKQIFVYGCIEQNISGEIFAKIYQNHTACQLEENSSRHIILSEHPLDATENSEYWDLLDIQNGIPILLKQNRLTFIPQALNLQDIEQAISFKKGCYIGQETVARAKYRGANKRAMFTLVGTLSENSSLPDIGSAVEMQLGENWKSTGTILYSLIADNQLWVQVVLNNDISTENIFRINETKLSLFKNN